One segment of Candidatus Angelobacter sp. DNA contains the following:
- a CDS encoding HAD family hydrolase gives MNRAVFLDRDGTIIEDKDYLNDPGQVVLFRGAAEALKRLQDAGFKLFIVSNQSGVGRGYFTLAEVERVNQRLVELLAKHGVRIEKIYIAPEAPEQPSRGRKPSPQFLFDARDEFGIDLAQSFMIGDKLSDLECGWNAGVKKSILVRTRYDAEQERDFTDGLARAAVACDLNGAVEWVLTND, from the coding sequence ATGAACCGCGCAGTTTTTCTGGATCGCGACGGGACGATCATCGAAGACAAAGACTATCTGAACGACCCGGGGCAGGTCGTCCTTTTCCGCGGCGCGGCGGAGGCGTTGAAACGTTTGCAAGACGCAGGCTTCAAGCTGTTCATCGTCTCGAATCAATCCGGCGTCGGCCGCGGCTATTTCACCCTGGCCGAGGTGGAGCGAGTGAATCAACGGCTCGTGGAGTTGCTCGCGAAGCACGGCGTGCGCATCGAGAAGATTTACATCGCCCCCGAAGCGCCGGAGCAACCAAGCCGCGGCCGCAAGCCGTCGCCGCAATTCCTGTTCGACGCGCGCGACGAGTTCGGCATCGACCTTGCGCAAAGTTTCATGATCGGCGACAAGTTGAGTGATCTGGAATGTGGCTGGAACGCGGGCGTGAAGAAAAGCATTCTGGTGCGGACAAGGTACGATGCGGAGCAGGAACGAGACTTCACGGACGGACTAGCGCGTGCTGCGGTCGCATGTGATTTGAATGGGGCAGTGGAGTGGGTTTTGACTAACGATTGA